A genomic region of Candidatus Marimicrobium litorale contains the following coding sequences:
- a CDS encoding TetR/AcrR family transcriptional regulator gives MARPKEFDRTKALQSAMKLFWARGYTATSLPELLTAMGIARSSFYASFNTKRALFIECLALFADRTLAILNEKAAEVPARALPRAFLEATLLEVSQRKANQGCMMVNTVLELADVDRELNQLAIKKLGMIEDVFKQAFERAQREGELNTLRSAQQLANLVMTINLGLRVQSRKTQNPLQLKAMLDNSLLTLGLVA, from the coding sequence ATGGCCAGGCCCAAGGAATTCGATCGCACCAAAGCGCTGCAAAGCGCTATGAAGCTGTTCTGGGCACGCGGTTATACCGCGACGTCACTGCCTGAGCTTTTGACCGCCATGGGTATTGCGCGGTCCAGCTTCTATGCCAGCTTCAACACCAAACGTGCTCTCTTCATAGAGTGCCTGGCGTTGTTCGCTGACCGCACCCTGGCCATACTCAACGAAAAAGCCGCAGAAGTTCCTGCACGTGCCCTGCCCCGTGCGTTTCTTGAAGCCACTTTATTGGAGGTGTCACAGCGAAAAGCAAATCAGGGCTGCATGATGGTCAATACTGTACTTGAACTGGCTGATGTTGATCGAGAGCTCAATCAATTGGCGATAAAAAAACTGGGCATGATAGAGGATGTCTTTAAGCAAGCCTTCGAGCGCGCACAGAGAGAGGGCGAGCTCAACACCCTGCGCAGCGCACAACAACTGGCCAATCTGGTGATGACGATTAATCTGGGCCTGCGCGTGCAAAGCCGGAAAACGCAGAACCCCCTGCAACTCAAAGCCATGTTAGATAACAGCCTGTTAACGCTCGGGCTGGTTGCTTAA
- a CDS encoding beta strand repeat-containing protein: protein MMLFRWIALTAAFVLLSPAAYALKTLSLDLTSYPAKPVSGQVLTYQATWRAGTGRPCFGDLVITLPSSGVTFQSSNPGGSYNASARTVTWSGVRFHNNRGSRWARVVVDQASGALPNASARITGGCSASSGPVPGPDVTPGTAPILALDKMASRQNASPGDQIVYTLDYENTGNAAATSVTLTDALPAGTSFISATGGGTFGGGSVTWSLGTVPSGASNSVSATVKVNSNVANGAVLSNNASLVSAELPTVPAGPADTVVTSQPILSFSKQAPSTHVSAGQQFTYTIGYANNGSATATNLVLTDSLPPELSFVAASDNGQPGSGGVTWSLPDLDPGRSHAVTLTVQVASPIANGTVLSNDATIASVETGALPVQTTDVTVDSGPVLELDKTVSRKTADAGDQLVYTLSYRNIGSDTATNVELQDVLPPETSYVSASSGGVLGTNQQVDWSLGSLPAGASGSVTLIADIDSPIQNGTQLHNTASLQSAEFTIPATAFADTLVSSAPSFRISKIASKRQVQAGDQVVYTITYQNTGTTDATGVVLQDALPADVIYVSATGNKNYDPITNRVTWNKGTVAAGGSGSVTLTVEVDSPIANGTLLKNTASIDANETAPLTADVNQSIVKVSSEPVLTLDLIPSVTQASPGSTIVYTLNFGNSGSDLAAAARLNFNAPAGTKISSANAGGVPNGASVTWAIGDLAAGATGSVSVTVSVDSPLTNGTRLDASSSIKETGGHSDVATAVTIIVSAPALTISKNPSTTVVSAGGTVIYTINYANNGTDQATGVVVGDGLPPNVTFVSASGGITPSSGVLNWQVGNLAVGASGAETVTVIVDSPLSNGTQLYNLAGILSDQTAIRSDSSLVSVSSAPSLSISKTASKSIAKPGDTIVYTINYSNTGTDAATNVTIEDHLPADTNWVKASAMGSENLGIVDWNIGTVAAGASGSVTTEVTVDSPLANGTVLHNTATIDSTETRPLSTGTIDVMVSSAPILTLGKTGPVTANAGGQLTYSLRYQNIGNDTATGIVLEDHLPLETTFVSVSAGGVHAAGVIDWSLPDLPAGSSGTVTVTVDVNAPLANGTLLHNQASVDSAETAPVSAQFDTRVSSSPILDIVKSVSQANVTAGSQFTYTLDYSNSGNANASNVKIVDHLAPELTLVSATGGGVSSGSDVIWNIPSVAAGSSGSVSLTVEVNAPISDGTVIPNTSNIRADGVPASVAPLVLVTVSSKPDFTLDKKSSATTVAAGGLVTYTIDYFNQGTDVATNVLLTDQVPTNTTFKSASAGFTKTNDVLSWDLGDVPAQTGGSVSVTLEVADPLQNGTQVDNQAEITSTETPPLTASASFVVTSAPNLQLTKTSQPGTVVQAGDTETYSLVLGNTGSDAANSVVIEDVIPTGATPSNISAGGTFNSSGSSITWTVPTLAAGASVNLGYELLVPIGVVNGAAWTNNASAVAANASPVSVSNSVTVAAQPSLSITKTGGNSVNAGDNLVYSISYENTGNATAQNAVVEDIIPSGLIFVSADNNGSSSAGVVSWALGNVAPGASGTLILELRSPSGALDGTIYSNTSSISAVNAPPISARAQTVVRSHVEPDIAIIGLPTSVAPAGQAVFQINYANNGNENAPNTVLRATLPANTQFVSATGGGNSTGGEVVWPSATLNAGGTGTVEFTVNVDSPLANGTSLPSTATLTSDLSQPDSSSAAVTVSSAPLVLFAKVSDVDEAAVGQTLAFGIGVTNFGNATATNVLITDTLPAELEILSADSGGVIDNNANTVTWNIGDLPPNGTAVILTVQTRLTARAPSVVNAATISYNELAQPYTLTITVPVPFLPTTIPAMPPLLLLLLALLMAMGGGMAARSRTTG, encoded by the coding sequence ATGATGTTGTTTCGCTGGATTGCTTTGACTGCGGCGTTTGTTTTGTTGTCGCCCGCCGCTTACGCTCTGAAGACTCTGTCCCTCGATCTTACAAGCTACCCTGCCAAGCCCGTATCCGGTCAGGTACTGACTTATCAGGCCACGTGGCGTGCTGGGACGGGTAGGCCCTGTTTCGGTGACCTGGTCATTACTCTGCCGTCCAGCGGTGTTACCTTTCAAAGCTCCAATCCCGGGGGCAGTTATAACGCTTCCGCTAGAACGGTGACCTGGTCCGGTGTTCGGTTTCACAATAATCGAGGCTCCCGCTGGGCGCGTGTTGTCGTAGACCAGGCTTCTGGTGCCTTGCCTAATGCCAGTGCACGGATTACAGGTGGCTGCTCCGCCAGCAGCGGCCCCGTTCCCGGACCTGATGTTACCCCCGGAACGGCGCCAATTCTGGCGCTGGATAAAATGGCATCACGGCAGAACGCGAGTCCCGGCGATCAGATCGTTTATACCCTTGACTATGAGAACACCGGCAACGCTGCCGCAACGAGTGTTACTTTGACGGATGCGCTTCCTGCGGGCACCAGCTTTATTTCAGCCACCGGCGGGGGTACGTTTGGGGGCGGGAGTGTGACATGGAGCCTCGGTACAGTGCCATCCGGGGCCAGTAATTCCGTGTCGGCTACGGTGAAAGTCAACAGTAATGTCGCCAACGGCGCCGTTCTATCGAATAACGCGTCACTGGTTAGTGCCGAGTTACCGACTGTGCCTGCGGGGCCCGCAGACACTGTGGTAACTAGCCAGCCCATACTCTCTTTTTCGAAACAAGCCCCGAGCACCCACGTATCCGCAGGGCAACAATTTACTTACACAATTGGCTACGCCAACAACGGCTCAGCCACGGCGACCAATCTGGTGCTGACGGATTCCCTGCCGCCCGAGCTCAGTTTTGTAGCGGCATCCGATAATGGGCAACCTGGCAGCGGCGGAGTCACTTGGAGCTTACCCGACCTTGACCCGGGGCGCTCGCATGCGGTCACGCTGACAGTACAAGTGGCTTCACCGATAGCAAATGGTACGGTTCTCAGTAATGACGCCACAATCGCAAGCGTGGAAACGGGCGCCTTGCCCGTTCAGACAACGGATGTCACGGTCGACAGCGGCCCTGTTCTAGAGCTCGATAAAACAGTTTCCCGGAAGACAGCGGATGCCGGTGATCAACTGGTCTACACCCTGAGCTATCGCAATATTGGCTCCGATACGGCTACCAATGTCGAGTTGCAGGATGTCTTGCCGCCTGAAACGAGCTATGTCTCTGCTAGCAGTGGCGGCGTACTCGGCACAAATCAGCAAGTCGACTGGAGTCTTGGGTCGTTGCCGGCGGGTGCTTCTGGTAGCGTAACGCTGATTGCGGATATTGATTCACCCATTCAGAACGGCACTCAGCTGCACAATACCGCATCGCTGCAGAGCGCTGAATTCACCATCCCTGCGACGGCGTTTGCCGATACGCTTGTATCCAGCGCTCCATCATTCAGGATTAGCAAGATTGCCTCAAAACGTCAGGTGCAGGCGGGCGACCAAGTGGTGTATACCATCACATATCAGAATACCGGCACCACCGATGCCACTGGCGTTGTGTTGCAGGATGCGTTGCCTGCTGATGTAATTTACGTCAGCGCTACTGGCAACAAAAACTACGATCCAATAACCAACCGTGTCACCTGGAACAAGGGCACGGTGGCTGCTGGTGGTTCCGGCTCGGTGACACTTACCGTCGAAGTAGATAGTCCGATCGCCAACGGCACACTGCTGAAAAATACGGCTAGCATTGATGCAAACGAAACCGCTCCGCTGACGGCCGATGTCAACCAGTCAATTGTCAAGGTCAGCAGCGAACCGGTTCTCACGCTTGACTTGATTCCGTCGGTCACACAGGCAAGCCCGGGTAGCACCATCGTCTACACCTTGAATTTTGGCAACAGCGGCTCCGACCTTGCCGCCGCCGCGCGCCTGAACTTTAACGCACCTGCCGGAACAAAAATCAGCAGCGCAAACGCGGGTGGTGTCCCGAACGGTGCATCGGTAACCTGGGCAATCGGTGATCTCGCTGCAGGTGCGACAGGTTCGGTCTCAGTCACTGTCTCAGTCGACAGCCCACTGACGAACGGGACACGACTGGATGCCAGTTCCTCCATCAAAGAGACCGGCGGGCATTCTGATGTGGCCACTGCAGTAACGATTATAGTGAGCGCTCCAGCGTTGACGATTAGCAAAAACCCCTCCACAACCGTTGTCAGTGCGGGTGGCACCGTCATCTACACGATCAATTATGCCAACAATGGGACAGACCAGGCCACCGGGGTGGTCGTGGGGGATGGTCTGCCACCGAATGTTACTTTCGTATCGGCCAGCGGAGGCATTACACCCTCGAGCGGTGTCCTGAACTGGCAAGTAGGCAATCTTGCGGTTGGTGCCAGTGGTGCTGAAACAGTCACAGTCATTGTCGACTCGCCGCTGTCAAACGGGACCCAACTTTACAACTTGGCCGGGATCTTGAGCGATCAGACGGCAATCCGAAGCGACTCTAGCCTTGTGTCTGTAAGCAGCGCTCCATCGCTCAGTATCAGCAAAACCGCGTCGAAATCGATCGCCAAACCGGGTGACACCATCGTGTATACGATTAATTATTCCAATACCGGTACGGACGCGGCGACTAATGTCACTATCGAAGATCATCTGCCTGCGGATACCAACTGGGTAAAAGCCAGTGCTATGGGCAGTGAGAACCTTGGCATTGTCGACTGGAACATAGGCACAGTGGCGGCCGGAGCCTCTGGCTCTGTTACCACGGAGGTTACGGTCGACTCGCCGCTGGCAAACGGCACGGTGCTGCACAATACCGCTACTATTGATAGCACCGAAACCCGGCCGTTATCTACGGGAACCATTGATGTAATGGTGTCAAGTGCGCCGATTCTGACTCTTGGCAAAACCGGGCCGGTGACGGCCAACGCGGGCGGACAGCTGACCTACTCGCTCAGGTACCAGAACATTGGCAATGACACTGCTACAGGCATAGTGTTGGAGGATCATCTGCCGTTGGAAACCACCTTTGTATCGGTCTCGGCCGGCGGCGTTCATGCCGCTGGTGTGATTGATTGGAGCCTGCCTGACTTACCTGCTGGATCGAGTGGCACGGTGACAGTGACGGTGGATGTCAATGCGCCGCTGGCTAACGGGACATTGCTGCATAATCAGGCATCGGTGGATAGCGCGGAGACCGCACCGGTGTCGGCGCAGTTTGATACCCGCGTAAGCAGCTCTCCCATCCTTGACATTGTCAAGTCGGTGTCACAGGCGAACGTGACTGCCGGCTCGCAATTCACCTATACCCTTGACTACAGTAATAGCGGGAATGCTAATGCGAGTAACGTGAAGATTGTGGATCACCTCGCACCGGAGTTGACGCTGGTTTCTGCCACGGGGGGTGGAGTTTCGTCCGGTTCAGATGTGATCTGGAACATCCCGTCAGTCGCCGCAGGTAGCAGTGGCAGTGTATCCCTCACCGTAGAAGTTAACGCGCCGATCAGTGATGGAACAGTCATTCCCAACACGTCCAACATTCGCGCCGACGGCGTCCCGGCATCGGTGGCACCGCTCGTTCTGGTCACTGTATCCAGTAAGCCGGATTTTACGCTGGACAAAAAATCCTCAGCCACGACGGTTGCCGCGGGAGGATTGGTCACTTACACAATAGACTATTTCAATCAGGGCACGGACGTCGCGACCAACGTACTTCTCACCGATCAGGTGCCGACTAACACTACGTTTAAGTCTGCATCAGCTGGGTTTACAAAAACGAACGATGTGCTTAGCTGGGATCTGGGTGATGTGCCTGCGCAGACAGGTGGCAGCGTCAGCGTCACCCTGGAGGTGGCGGATCCGCTGCAGAATGGAACACAAGTTGACAATCAGGCAGAGATTACCAGTACCGAGACACCACCACTGACCGCCAGTGCCTCTTTTGTAGTGACGAGTGCCCCCAATCTCCAGCTGACCAAGACCAGTCAACCCGGAACGGTGGTGCAGGCCGGTGATACCGAGACCTACAGCCTTGTTTTAGGGAACACGGGTAGCGATGCAGCCAACAGCGTGGTGATAGAGGATGTGATACCAACGGGCGCAACGCCCTCGAATATCAGCGCCGGCGGCACCTTCAATTCGTCGGGTTCCAGCATTACCTGGACTGTTCCGACACTGGCAGCGGGTGCCTCCGTCAACCTTGGTTATGAACTACTGGTGCCTATCGGTGTAGTGAACGGTGCCGCGTGGACAAATAACGCGAGTGCGGTTGCGGCTAACGCATCACCGGTTTCAGTGTCGAATTCGGTGACGGTAGCCGCCCAGCCGTCCCTGTCTATCACCAAGACCGGTGGCAATAGTGTCAATGCGGGAGATAACCTGGTTTATAGCATTAGCTACGAAAATACAGGTAATGCGACTGCGCAAAACGCCGTTGTTGAAGACATTATCCCCAGCGGGTTAATCTTTGTTAGCGCGGACAACAACGGCAGCAGTAGCGCGGGGGTCGTCAGCTGGGCTTTGGGCAATGTTGCTCCGGGCGCTTCTGGAACGCTGATTTTAGAGTTGAGATCGCCGTCTGGTGCACTCGACGGAACCATCTACAGCAATACATCCAGCATATCCGCTGTAAATGCGCCGCCCATCAGCGCTCGGGCCCAGACCGTTGTGCGCAGCCACGTAGAACCGGATATAGCAATCATCGGGTTACCGACTTCAGTTGCACCGGCCGGTCAGGCGGTGTTCCAGATCAACTATGCCAACAACGGGAACGAGAACGCACCCAACACGGTCCTTCGCGCGACGTTGCCGGCAAATACACAGTTCGTAAGTGCGACCGGTGGCGGCAACTCAACGGGTGGTGAGGTAGTCTGGCCGTCGGCCACACTGAATGCGGGCGGGACGGGCACGGTAGAATTTACGGTTAATGTCGACAGCCCATTGGCGAATGGTACCAGCCTGCCCAGTACCGCGACCCTGACGTCGGATCTGAGTCAACCGGACAGCTCCAGTGCAGCGGTCACTGTTTCCAGCGCTCCACTGGTGCTTTTTGCAAAAGTTAGCGATGTTGATGAAGCGGCAGTCGGCCAGACGCTGGCCTTCGGTATCGGTGTGACCAATTTCGGCAATGCCACCGCAACAAACGTGTTGATTACGGACACTTTGCCTGCGGAACTAGAGATACTTTCTGCCGATAGCGGTGGCGTGATCGACAATAATGCCAATACGGTTACCTGGAACATCGGCGATCTGCCCCCTAATGGGACTGCGGTGATTCTCACTGTGCAGACGCGCCTGACCGCCAGAGCCCCCTCCGTAGTCAATGCGGCTACTATCAGCTACAACGAACTTGCACAGCCGTATACGCTCACTATTACGGTGCCAGTGCCGTTCTTGCCAACGACTATTCCGGCAATGCCGCCGCTCTTGCTGTTGCTGTTAGCTTTGTTAATGGCTATGGGTGGGGGCATGGCGGCGCGGTCGCGGACAACTGGGTAG
- a CDS encoding haloalkane dehalogenase — MLSATMPYEKKFAVVSGKRIAYLEEGDGNPIVLLHGNPTSSFLWRNVVPELKSSGRVIVPDLIGQGDSEKLPASEGPGRYTLEAAYTYLEGLLDAIGANKNVTLVIHDWGSAIGFLWAMRHPADIRGVAYMEAIVRPVSWADWPKDAVGIFKGFRSEKGEDLILNRNMFIEAVLPSSIIRELSEAEMDAYRAPHSSADDRQPLLNWPRQIPIEGEPENIAALVNEYGAFMAKSELPKLFINADPGSMLVGPQREFCRKWPNQQEVTVKGLHFIQEDSPVEIGQAVAAWLKTI, encoded by the coding sequence ATGTTGTCTGCAACCATGCCCTACGAAAAGAAATTTGCCGTTGTCAGCGGCAAGCGCATCGCCTATCTGGAGGAAGGCGATGGAAATCCTATCGTCTTGTTACACGGCAATCCCACCTCCTCTTTCCTGTGGCGCAATGTCGTACCGGAACTCAAGAGTTCGGGGCGCGTTATCGTTCCCGACCTGATTGGACAGGGCGATTCGGAAAAGCTGCCTGCCAGCGAAGGGCCCGGCCGCTATACGCTGGAAGCCGCTTATACCTACCTTGAAGGTCTGCTTGATGCCATCGGCGCCAACAAAAATGTGACACTGGTCATTCACGACTGGGGCAGCGCTATCGGCTTTCTGTGGGCCATGCGTCACCCTGCTGATATCAGAGGGGTGGCCTACATGGAAGCGATTGTCAGACCTGTCAGCTGGGCGGATTGGCCCAAGGATGCCGTTGGCATCTTCAAAGGTTTTCGTTCTGAAAAAGGCGAAGATCTGATCCTGAACCGAAATATGTTCATTGAGGCGGTACTGCCCTCGTCGATCATCCGCGAACTCAGCGAAGCCGAAATGGATGCCTATCGCGCGCCTCATTCCAGCGCAGACGATCGCCAACCTCTGTTGAACTGGCCGAGACAGATCCCAATCGAGGGCGAACCTGAAAACATAGCGGCTCTGGTGAACGAATACGGTGCCTTCATGGCGAAAAGCGAGCTGCCCAAACTGTTTATCAATGCGGATCCGGGCTCCATGCTGGTAGGGCCACAACGGGAGTTCTGCCGCAAATGGCCCAACCAGCAGGAAGTTACCGTTAAGGGTTTACATTTTATACAGGAAGATTCCCCCGTCGAGATCGGTCAAGCCGTTGCTGCCTGGCTGAAAACTATTTAA
- a CDS encoding fatty acid desaturase, with translation MDRESVLTYQGDDLKHFEALNQRPVMAWPTVMLLVAAFLIFSVSTLAYVQGVLPLFWAILFNTIAVYLSFTPAHDASHNAVSSNRQLNEWLGRIATALLSPVPFFRMFRYIHMQHHRFTNDEARDPDIYVSTGTRWLLPLKWVTLDMSYFRYYFKPSVFMKRPKSERRELFLAVLFGLAIFTAVTFAGWLNYYLLLFFIPTRITVFFLALTFDFLPHYPHQAQSKDDPFRCTSNRVGMEWLLTPVLLYQNYHLVHHLYPTVPFYRYISVWRSRQRYHESQNSAVTDIFSLGPKKQVW, from the coding sequence ATGGACAGAGAATCGGTGCTTACTTATCAAGGTGATGATTTAAAACATTTTGAAGCGCTCAACCAACGCCCAGTGATGGCGTGGCCAACGGTGATGCTTCTTGTCGCGGCCTTTTTAATTTTTAGCGTATCAACATTGGCCTATGTGCAGGGTGTCCTGCCGCTATTTTGGGCGATTCTGTTCAATACGATTGCGGTGTATCTATCCTTCACGCCTGCTCATGATGCATCGCACAATGCAGTGAGTAGCAATCGTCAACTGAACGAGTGGCTTGGGCGAATCGCCACTGCACTGCTATCTCCGGTGCCATTTTTCCGTATGTTTCGTTACATACATATGCAACATCACAGATTCACCAACGATGAAGCCCGAGATCCTGATATCTATGTCAGTACCGGGACGCGCTGGCTTTTGCCTCTGAAATGGGTGACGTTGGACATGAGCTACTTTCGTTACTACTTTAAGCCATCGGTGTTTATGAAGAGGCCGAAGAGCGAGCGCAGAGAACTGTTTCTAGCGGTACTGTTTGGACTGGCCATATTTACTGCAGTGACGTTTGCGGGATGGCTGAACTATTACCTGTTACTTTTTTTTATCCCGACGCGCATCACGGTTTTTTTCTTGGCACTCACATTTGATTTTTTACCGCACTATCCGCATCAAGCACAGAGTAAAGACGATCCTTTCAGGTGCACGTCAAATCGGGTTGGTATGGAGTGGTTGCTGACGCCGGTGCTGCTCTACCAGAACTACCACCTGGTGCATCACCTGTATCCTACCGTGCCGTTTTACCGCTATATCAGTGTATGGAGGTCCAGGCAGCGATACCACGAATCGCAAAACTCCGCTGTTACCGATATCTTTTCGCTGGGTCCAAAAAAACAAGTGTGGTGA
- a CDS encoding class I SAM-dependent methyltransferase — MSFYENRILPPMIRIACGNDAIARQRRLVVPEAEGRVLEIGMGPGLNIPFYNPDKVEKVWGLEPNTGMRKQAQPNLKAARFPVEWLDLPGEQIPLEDNSVDTVLLTYTLCTIPDWRLALEGMRRVLKPSGRLIFCEHGRAPDPGVRKWQNRLNGAWRKMAGGCNINRPITEYIESGGFIIGKVDTEYIRKTPRIVGYTYRGYAAIA, encoded by the coding sequence ATGAGTTTCTACGAAAACAGAATTCTGCCACCGATGATAAGGATTGCCTGTGGCAACGACGCTATCGCGCGCCAGCGGAGGTTGGTTGTACCCGAAGCCGAGGGCCGAGTACTCGAAATCGGCATGGGCCCTGGACTCAATATACCCTTTTACAATCCAGACAAAGTAGAGAAAGTCTGGGGGCTGGAGCCAAACACAGGGATGCGCAAGCAGGCGCAGCCGAACCTGAAAGCCGCCCGCTTCCCCGTGGAGTGGCTTGACCTCCCTGGTGAGCAAATACCGCTGGAAGACAATAGTGTAGATACCGTGCTGCTGACCTACACGCTTTGCACAATCCCGGATTGGCGACTCGCGCTGGAGGGAATGCGCCGCGTCCTTAAGCCGAGCGGCAGGTTGATCTTCTGTGAACACGGCAGAGCACCAGACCCGGGGGTGCGCAAATGGCAAAACCGACTCAACGGAGCGTGGCGAAAGATGGCCGGGGGCTGCAACATCAACCGCCCTATAACGGAGTACATAGAGTCTGGCGGTTTTATTATCGGCAAGGTAGATACCGAATACATCCGCAAGACACCGCGCATTGTCGGCTATACCTACCGAGGCTACGCCGCGATTGCCTAG
- a CDS encoding AraC family transcriptional regulator, translated as MQNRKHPSSAYARILFRHLRLREKNSRAYFAGTTITYDELMTLDGTIPRDDLTRIYRNALAISDREDLGLSVGTQFQLSAHGPLGVATFNSADLRTGLKLLAKFGQTRTDFFDIAVNEHIEGLQVDFAETFDLGDLRVFVTEAVLSGFFSAITFFTGHKRFTGQTCLAYPKPTYAEKYSDHFGEHITFSQPTTKIIVPQSLLLMPSPTADPVLYQEAVTICERQLREMKTGGDGDTTVSAEEAVSILIRDNPGKIWTLNQVAEKLSVSPRTLIRRLASEGTKFQNIRDELAKKQVANYLTDANLSVESIAYLMGFSDVSSFRRSFKRWFGETPSQYVARTRGASSRAPQKGA; from the coding sequence ATGCAAAATAGGAAACACCCGTCCTCTGCCTACGCCCGCATACTGTTTCGGCATTTGCGACTGCGCGAAAAAAACAGTCGGGCGTATTTCGCGGGTACGACTATCACCTACGACGAGTTAATGACTCTGGACGGGACTATTCCTCGCGACGACCTGACCCGGATCTACCGCAATGCACTTGCCATCTCCGACCGTGAGGATTTGGGGCTGTCTGTCGGAACTCAGTTCCAGCTTTCTGCACACGGCCCCCTGGGCGTGGCTACGTTTAATAGCGCTGACCTTCGCACCGGCCTTAAACTGCTCGCCAAGTTTGGACAAACGAGGACAGATTTTTTCGATATTGCAGTGAATGAGCATATCGAGGGGTTGCAGGTCGATTTTGCTGAAACGTTCGACCTCGGCGACTTACGCGTATTTGTTACTGAGGCCGTATTGAGCGGCTTTTTTTCTGCCATTACTTTTTTCACAGGCCATAAAAGGTTTACCGGGCAGACCTGTCTTGCGTACCCGAAGCCCACCTATGCCGAAAAGTATTCCGATCATTTTGGTGAACATATAACGTTCAGTCAGCCCACGACAAAAATTATCGTGCCACAGTCTCTATTGCTCATGCCTTCTCCAACAGCTGATCCAGTGCTGTATCAGGAGGCCGTAACGATCTGCGAGCGCCAGTTGAGGGAAATGAAAACAGGTGGGGACGGAGACACTACGGTATCCGCTGAGGAGGCCGTGTCGATACTCATCCGGGATAATCCGGGCAAAATATGGACGCTGAATCAGGTGGCAGAAAAGCTGTCAGTAAGCCCGCGCACACTGATCCGGAGGTTAGCGTCGGAGGGCACGAAGTTCCAAAACATCAGAGACGAGTTGGCAAAAAAGCAGGTCGCCAACTACCTGACCGATGCAAACTTGTCCGTTGAAAGCATTGCATATTTGATGGGCTTCAGCGACGTATCGAGTTTCAGGCGCAGCTTCAAACGCTGGTTTGGAGAAACACCGTCACAGTATGTCGCCAGAACCAGAGGAGCCTCCAGCCGCGCGCCCCAAAAAGGTGCTTAG
- a CDS encoding DUF1330 domain-containing protein encodes MSDAPAYVIANFTIEDKDEYRKYEKGFFPILKKHGGSFFTFDDNTKHLEGSDPRSGRMVIFQFPSEAAADAWYNDPEYQALSEHRRAGTSLVSLTMVHGLPPR; translated from the coding sequence ATGTCAGACGCACCTGCTTACGTCATCGCCAACTTCACTATTGAAGATAAAGATGAATACCGTAAATATGAAAAAGGCTTTTTTCCTATACTGAAAAAACACGGCGGCTCTTTTTTCACCTTCGACGACAACACCAAACACCTGGAGGGCTCCGACCCCCGGTCGGGCCGCATGGTCATATTCCAATTCCCTTCGGAAGCCGCTGCTGATGCCTGGTACAACGACCCGGAATATCAGGCGTTGTCCGAGCACCGTAGAGCAGGCACAAGCCTCGTTTCCTTGACTATGGTGCATGGCTTGCCGCCGCGCTAG